A DNA window from Theobroma cacao cultivar B97-61/B2 chromosome 5, Criollo_cocoa_genome_V2, whole genome shotgun sequence contains the following coding sequences:
- the LOC18597806 gene encoding glycine-rich RNA-binding protein 4, mitochondrial — MAFASRFRRILTGPSPLCSQFASVRLNSTLTSPKLFISGLSRETTDEQFNEAFTPFGQIVEAKVIRDRATGRSKGFGFVTYTAIEEAEKAREEMNAKFLHGWVIFVDPAKPREPRAPPRSESESSEFGFRTNKTVGWCG, encoded by the exons atggctttcgcttccaGATTCCGCCGCATCCTCACCGGCCCCTCCCCTCTTTGTTCTCAGTTCGCTTCGGTTCGTCTCAAttcgactctaacttccccGAAGCTCTTTATCAGCG GTCTTTCAAGGGAAACAACAGATGAACAGTTTAACGAGGCATTCACCCCATTTGGCCAGATTGTTGAAG CCAAAGTCATAAGAGATAGAGCCACTGGAAGGTCGAAGGGGTTTGGTTTTGTTACATATACAGCCATCGAAGAAGCTGAGAAGGCTAGAGAAGAAATGAATGCCAAGTTCTTGCATGGATGGGTTATTTTTGTAGACCCTGCCAAACCAAGGGAACCCAGAGCTCCACCTAGGTCAGAATCTGAGTCGTCTGAATTTGGTTTCAGAACAAACAAAACTGTTGGATGGTGCGGGTAG